A genomic region of Paenibacillus sp. PL2-23 contains the following coding sequences:
- a CDS encoding IS1380 family transposase, whose protein sequence is MKIQFTQSKEILLTTHAGLAAVGALLSHTQLSQRLNRSAVKGMENPIHGNGEVMKSYLGLLCQGKSDFDHIEPFRKDTVFQTCLGIRKVPSSPTLRQRLDAAAQTIDANWNDILLQESADLIRNLNAPVTGLDAGEHTVIPLDIDVSPFDNSGTKKEGVSLTYKGTFGYAPIFAYLGREGYGVNLQLREGSTHSQKDGADFLRETIHYARRITSDRLLVRMDSAHDSLENLQVCHAEKDVDYIIKVNLRGASKESWLRVAEDKGISCEQRPGKTTYIGAITFPQKDFDCNLRQVFQVIVRTIDRDGQVLMFPDVEVNVYWTSLTCSPWRVIELYRDHGTSEQFHSELKTDLDLERLPAGKFDTNELVLHAGVFAYNLLRIMGQESLRQDDAPIRGGVGRRRIRTVIQNIIYIAARVSRHARQTSFNFGRYSPWFQTVRRIYQAFA, encoded by the coding sequence ATGAAGATCCAATTCACCCAATCTAAGGAAATCCTCTTAACAACGCATGCAGGCTTGGCTGCGGTCGGTGCGCTGCTTTCCCATACACAGTTGTCTCAGCGTCTTAATCGCTCAGCCGTTAAAGGAATGGAGAATCCGATCCACGGGAACGGCGAAGTCATGAAAAGCTATCTTGGTCTGCTCTGCCAAGGTAAAAGCGATTTCGACCACATCGAGCCTTTTCGCAAAGATACGGTGTTTCAAACATGCCTGGGTATTCGCAAAGTGCCTTCAAGCCCTACGCTCCGTCAGCGACTGGATGCCGCTGCACAAACAATAGATGCCAATTGGAATGACATTCTGTTGCAGGAATCTGCCGACCTCATCCGAAACCTCAATGCCCCGGTAACTGGACTTGACGCAGGCGAGCATACGGTCATACCGCTGGACATTGACGTTTCGCCGTTCGATAACTCCGGCACGAAAAAAGAAGGTGTCTCCCTCACGTACAAAGGAACATTTGGATATGCCCCCATCTTTGCCTATTTGGGCCGAGAAGGGTATGGCGTAAATCTTCAATTGCGTGAAGGTAGTACACACAGCCAGAAAGATGGTGCTGATTTCCTTCGGGAAACGATTCATTACGCTCGTCGCATTACAAGTGATCGTCTACTCGTCCGTATGGATTCTGCTCACGATAGTCTTGAAAACTTGCAAGTTTGCCACGCGGAGAAAGATGTTGACTACATCATTAAAGTCAATCTTCGCGGCGCTTCCAAAGAAAGCTGGCTGCGAGTAGCCGAAGACAAAGGGATATCTTGTGAGCAACGCCCTGGGAAGACCACCTACATCGGCGCGATTACATTTCCACAGAAAGACTTCGATTGTAACCTGCGTCAAGTGTTCCAAGTCATCGTGCGTACGATCGATCGGGATGGGCAGGTGCTCATGTTTCCAGATGTGGAAGTGAACGTTTACTGGACATCTCTGACTTGCTCGCCATGGCGTGTCATTGAGCTTTATCGCGATCATGGCACAAGCGAGCAATTTCATAGTGAGCTTAAGACCGATCTAGATTTGGAGCGATTGCCGGCAGGCAAGTTCGATACGAATGAGCTAGTCCTGCACGCTGGCGTATTCGCCTATAACCTGCTTCGCATCATGGGACAAGAAAGCTTACGTCAAGATGATGCACCGATTCGTGGAGGCGTCGGGCGCCGTCGTATCCGAACTGTCATTCAGAACATCATCTACATCGCAGCTAGAGTCAGCCGCCATGCCCGACAAACGTCCTTCAATTTCGGCCGTTACAGTCCATGGTTCCAAACCGTTCGTCGAATCTACCAGGCATTTGCCTGA
- a CDS encoding DUF2199 domain-containing protein → MRCPHCNEELTDISYCFGAKAPYHYLVLNEEDQKESELNDDLCVIESRDYFIRGHLGIPIIGSDEVFIWSVWSSISKENFETTIELWNSDQRSQEPGYFGWFSSMLPIYPETINLKCMIQTREVGNCPLIILEESDHPLSLEQRNGITIERVVEINHLLMHEA, encoded by the coding sequence ATGAGATGTCCTCATTGCAACGAAGAATTGACTGATATTTCGTACTGTTTTGGTGCAAAAGCGCCTTACCACTATCTTGTTTTAAATGAAGAAGATCAAAAGGAAAGTGAACTTAATGATGATTTGTGTGTTATTGAATCGAGGGATTATTTTATTAGAGGCCATCTAGGAATTCCAATCATAGGTTCAGATGAAGTATTTATTTGGAGTGTGTGGTCTTCAATAAGTAAAGAGAATTTTGAAACGACAATTGAACTTTGGAATTCAGATCAGCGAAGTCAAGAGCCGGGTTATTTTGGTTGGTTTTCAAGCATGTTACCCATCTACCCTGAGACAATAAACTTGAAATGCATGATACAGACAAGAGAAGTAGGGAATTGCCCATTAATAATTTTAGAGGAATCCGATCATCCTTTATCACTTGAACAAAGGAATGGAATAACGATTGAAAGGGTAGTTGAAATCAATCATTTATTAATGCATGAAGCTTGA
- a CDS encoding DUF3024 domain-containing protein, whose translation MAFDTFSKKRLEKILNNYIEEKIPDHLKMEIKILYKFRGNTITLTQERPSYRPGQRVELPIAQFRYIDNKWSVYWKDSKDKWHFVENIKPIEDFEKQLKSIDKKEYGYMWM comes from the coding sequence GTGGCGTTTGATACATTTTCTAAGAAGAGACTTGAAAAGATATTAAATAACTACATAGAGGAAAAGATCCCTGATCATCTCAAAATGGAAATTAAAATATTGTATAAGTTCCGAGGTAACACAATTACACTCACACAAGAAAGACCCTCATATAGACCAGGACAAAGAGTGGAACTCCCGATCGCACAGTTCAGATATATAGATAATAAATGGAGTGTATACTGGAAAGACAGTAAAGATAAGTGGCATTTTGTTGAAAATATAAAACCGATAGAAGATTTTGAAAAACAGTTAAAATCGATTGATAAAAAAGAATATGGATACATGTGGATGTAA
- a CDS encoding DUF6886 family protein → MKLYHFSEEDDISIFKPRVKDNRRNMPPVVWAIDEEHQFTFFLPRSCPRIVYTKHDDIDEQDYKKFFGTTNAEIVITLEANWYNSIMNTTLYRYELPSDTFSIFDERAGYYISYEEVKPSRLTLIKNGIERLIAMNIEVRFTPELNTLRNELLKSTIKDFGIYHFDRVGALHDIS, encoded by the coding sequence ATGAAGTTATATCATTTTAGCGAGGAAGATGATATATCCATTTTCAAGCCGAGGGTTAAAGATAACAGAAGAAATATGCCTCCAGTTGTTTGGGCTATTGATGAAGAACATCAATTTACTTTTTTTCTCCCGCGAAGCTGCCCACGAATCGTATATACCAAACATGACGATATAGATGAACAAGATTATAAAAAGTTCTTTGGTACGACAAATGCTGAAATTGTTATCACCTTAGAAGCAAACTGGTACAACTCCATAATGAATACCACATTATATAGATATGAATTACCAAGTGACACATTTTCAATATTTGATGAAAGAGCCGGCTATTATATTTCATATGAAGAAGTAAAGCCAAGCCGGTTGACACTCATCAAAAATGGAATTGAAAGATTAATTGCAATGAATATTGAAGTGCGCTTTACACCTGAATTAAACACTTTAAGAAATGAGCTCTTGAAATCAACAATTAAGGATTTTGGCATATATCATTTTGACAGAGTGGGTGCACTCCATGATATCAGTTAA
- a CDS encoding DUF3885 domain-containing protein translates to MISVKKYIDDCMSNIEFEPPLFYNAKFGIRFELGLPFSWLDDESYFKIVQERALAIFSAIFKSNSPIYVIYVLFDPVEPLDAYIEGEVDFFSTFLDKSLISDVEEFKVEEVLDEDTNELIGYTKSYGVLCTLADINYRSLLGVLGGFYNEARMYISGRVYFIESISNIVYHIYDNRGLDVVSPDKESIFYLYRDFNQWILNYDREQIDKSFVGMS, encoded by the coding sequence ATGATATCAGTTAAAAAATATATTGATGATTGTATGAGCAACATTGAGTTCGAGCCTCCTCTTTTTTATAACGCCAAATTTGGTATTCGCTTTGAATTAGGATTGCCCTTTAGTTGGTTAGATGATGAGTCATATTTTAAGATCGTTCAAGAGAGGGCACTTGCTATATTTAGTGCTATTTTCAAATCGAACAGTCCAATCTATGTTATTTATGTTTTATTTGATCCAGTTGAGCCTCTCGATGCATACATAGAGGGAGAAGTTGACTTTTTCTCTACATTTCTTGATAAAAGCTTAATCAGCGACGTAGAGGAATTCAAAGTAGAAGAAGTACTTGATGAAGATACGAATGAATTAATAGGATACACAAAGAGTTATGGAGTTTTATGTACATTAGCAGATATTAATTATAGATCTTTATTGGGCGTTCTTGGTGGATTCTATAACGAAGCACGTATGTACATCAGTGGTCGTGTCTACTTTATAGAGAGCATAAGCAATATTGTGTATCATATTTACGACAATCGCGGTCTCGATGTAGTATCGCCAGATAAAGAATCCATATTTTACTTATACCGAGACTTCAATCAGTGGATACTAAATTATGATAGAGAACAAATCGATAAGAGTTTTGTTGGTATGTCATAG